A section of the Oryzias melastigma strain HK-1 linkage group LG2, ASM292280v2, whole genome shotgun sequence genome encodes:
- the adamts1 gene encoding A disintegrin and metalloproteinase with thrombospondin motifs 1, which translates to MWFLRVSIVALCVGAARCTWEESTVVPVRLEPDHSEPWRTLTAEEEQKVGEMRVYQLDAFGKQLILRLEPDQTFLAPGFVFHVVGSPESVPGPDSGSEPGCFFSGTVNGEARSAAALNLCSGLSGGFYFEGDEYFIQPLNSSKLDRVHSIRRRSRAAHGEEEGSSKCGVNEDEERMPKNLGAEASHGAPNADQTDHHRSRRFVSTPRYLEILLVADQSMAEFHGAGLKPYLLTIMAVASRLYRHPGIHNSISLAVVKLLVVYEEEKGPQVSSNAAMTLRNFCQWQRQHNPTSDRHPEHYDTAVLFTRLDLCGAKNCDTLGMADVGTVCDPERSCSIIEDDGLQAAFTVAHELGHVFNMPHDDAQLCSGVNGPHWGSHMMASTLSNLDQQQPWSPCSALMITSFLDNGYGQCLLDKPAKPQPLPQPLPGTVYDVNHQCRLIFGEESVNCPEQTSTCAALWCTVTLPNGLVVCQTKNFPWADGTSCGPESYCLAGQCLTKTQAAKHQTPVNGGWGLWGPWGDCSRTCGGGVQYSFRSCDNPLPKNGGKFCEGKRIQYRSCNTETCPDTNGLSFREEQCLAHNDMSAQVSLGSGEGVEWVPKYAGVSPKDRCKLVCRAKGTGYFFVLKSKVADGTPCSPDSTSVCVQGQCVKAGCDRIIGSNRRFDKCGVCGGDGSTCKKVSGSLDRARPGYQDIVTVPAGATHLDVKQRAPGNGRNDNSYLAVRRQDGTYLLNGDYKLMTMETDIAMRGALLRYSGSSATLERLRSFAPLPEPLTIQVLSVGEAPRPRVKYSYFAPRPNSGASASNNNGARRQSINAIRDVGGAEWTLREWGPCSQTCGGGLQQREVVCLDPQGHPSLDCPEELRPLASRSCASQECPAWLLGEWSACSKTCGRGFRKRQLSCIGHDGRTLTKDSCDSKNQPRPLLELCNQTAC; encoded by the exons ATGTGGTTTTTACGCGTCTCCATCGTGGCGCTGTGCGTCGGCGCGGCGCGCTGCACCTGGGAGGAGAGCACGGTGGTGCCGGTCCGGCTGGAGCCGGACCACAGTGAACCGTGGCGGACTCTGactgcagaggaggagcagaaagTGGGGGAGATGAGGGTCTACCAGCTGGACGCGTTtgggaaacagctgattttGCGGCTCGAACCTGACCAAACCTTCCTGGCGCCGGGGTTCGTGTTCCATGTTGTGGGGAGTCCGGAGTCCGTGCCGGGGCCCGACAGCGGGTCGGAACCGGGCTGCTTTTTCTCCGGCACCGTGAACGGAGAGGCGCGCTCCGCCGCCGCGCTCAACCTGTGCAGCGGGCTGAGCGGCGGCTTCTACTTTGAAGGGGACGAATACTTCATTCAGCCCCTCAACTCCAGCAAGTTGGACCGGGTCCACTCGATTCGGCGCAGAAGCCGGGCGGCTCACGGGGAAGAGGAGGGCAGCTCCAAGTGCGGGGTCAACGAGGACGAGGAGAGAATGCCAAAGAATCTGGGAGCGGAGGCCAGTCACGGAGCCCCTAACGCAGACCAGACAG ATCACCACAGATCCAGGCGATTCGTCTCCACCCCTCGCTACCTGGAGATCCTGCTGGTGGCGGATCAGTCCATGGCCGAGTTCCATGGCGCGGGGCTCAAACCCTACCTCCTAACCATCATGGCCGTGGCGTCCCGCCTCTACCGTCACCCGGGCATCCATAACTCCATCAGCCTGGCGGTGGTGAAGCTTCTGGTGGTGTATGAGGAGGAAAAGGGCCCTCAGGTGTCCTCCAACGCAGCCATGACCCTCCGCAACTTCTGCCAGTGGCAGCGGCAGCACAACCCCACCAGCGACCGCCACCCGGAGCACTACGACACAGCCGTGTTGTTCACCAGGCTG GATCTGTGTGGTGCCAAAAACTGTGACACTCTGGGCATGGCGGATGTCGGCACAGTGTGCGACCCTGAACGAAGCTGCTCAATAATCGAAGATGATGGACTGCAAGCTGCTTTTACAGTAGCACACGAGCTGG GTCACGTCTTCAACATGCCGCATGACGATGCCCAGCTCTGCTCCGGAGTGAACGGGCCTCACTGGGGTTCCCACATGATGGCCTCCACCCTGTCCAACCTGGACCAGCAGCAGCCGTGGTCTCCCTGCTCGGCCCTCATGATCACCAGCTTCCTGGACAACGGCTACGGTCAGTGCCTGCTGGACAAGCCGGCCAAGCCACAGCCACTGCCACAGCCTCTCCCGGGAACGGTCTACGATGTGAACCACCAGTGCCGCCTCATCTTTGGTGAAGAATCCGTTAACTGCCCAGAGCAAACCAGCACTTGTGCAGCTCTGTGGTGCACGGTGACTTTACCCAATGGTTTGGTGGTGTGCCAGACCAAGAACTTCCCCTGGGCCGATGGAACGTCATGCGGGCCTGAGAGCTACTGTCTGGCTGGACAGTGTCTCACAAAGACCCAGGCCGCCAAACATCAG ACTCCAGTCAATGGTGGTTGGGGCTTATGGGGACCCTGGGGTGACTGCTCTCGGACTTGTGGCGGAGGAGTTCAGTATTCCTTTCGCTCCTGTGACAACCCTCTACCCAAAAATGGGGGCAAATTCTGCGAGGGCAAGAGAATTCAGTATCGCTCATGCAACACGGAGACCTGCCCAGACACCAATG GTTTGTCGTTCCGTGAAGAGCAGTGTCTTGCACACAACGACATGTCCGCTCAGGTGTCGCTGGGTTCAGGGGAAGGTGTCGAATGGGTGCCCAAGTATGCCGGAGTTTCACCAAAAGACCGCTGCAAGTTGGTGTGCCGGGCCAAGGGAACCGGATACTTCTTTGTTCTCAAATCTAAG GTGGCTGATGGGACACCCTGCAGCCCCGACTCCACCTCAGTATGTGTGCAAGGCCAGTGCGTCAAGGCTGGATGTGACCGCATCATCGGCTCTAACAGACGCTTTGATAAGTGCGGCGTTTGTGGTGGAGATGGATCAACCTGCAAGAAAGTGTCTGGCTCCCTCGACCGTGCAAG GCCTGGTTATCAGGATATTGTAACCGTTCCTGCTGGTGCAACTCACCTTGATGTCAAACAACGTGCTCCAGGGAACGGTCGCAATGATAACAGCTACTTGGCGGTGCGCCGTCAGGACGGCACATATCTCTTGAACGGCGATTACAAACTGATGACCATGGAGACGGACATTGCTATGAGAGGGGCTCTGTTGAGGTACAGTGGCTCTTCTGCCACCTTGGAGCGCCTCCGCAGCTTTGCGCCGCTCCCTGAGCCTCTTACCATCCAGGTGCTGTCAGTGGGGGAAGCCCCAAGACCTCGCGTGAAGTACAGCTACTTTGCTCCAAGACCCAACAGCGGAGCTTCAGCCTCCAACAACAACGGGGCCCGCCGGCAATCAATCAACGCCATCCGGGATGTCGGTGGAGCTGAGTGGACGCTGAGGGAGTGGGGTCCGTGTTCACAGACCTGCGGAGGCGGTCTCCAACAAAGAGAGGTTGTGTGTTTGGACCCACAGGGGCATCCATCCTTGGATTGCCCCGAAGAGCTCCGTCCTCTCGCCTCGCGGTCCTGCGCCTCGCAAGAATGTCCAGCCTGGCTGCTGGGGGAGTGGTCGGCGTGCTCCAAGACCTGCGGCCGGGGATTCCGCAAGCGTCAGTTGAGCTGCATCGGGCACGATGGCCGCACGTTAACCAAAGACAGCTGTGACTCGAAGAACCAGCCACGGCCCCTCCTGGAACTGTGCAATCAGACCGCCTGCTAA
- the LOC112160177 gene encoding A disintegrin and metalloproteinase with thrombospondin motifs 5 translates to MERLLGALTAGMLRCLLLLCAAEAQLGAEVPTFQGFYIQPAGASRLTPARRTDGVVRTIDRIYHGGGKVGYLVYLDGRRFQLDMERDASVLAHHFSPQYVLALVGQSSAPAQRECAYRGTVNSEPESLAVLNLCGGGLEGFFAVNQSRYTITPIIRARGHEHDVRALQDKDADSALHVFTRESFRFEAADDGRESCGTRDRARGGRKRRLHREDERGARRRRSVSRARHVELLLVADDSMAKKYGKDLNHYLLTLASIASKLYGHASIENPVRLSVVKVVVLGEREKGLEVSRNAAATLKSFCKWQNQQNPLDDDHPQHHDAAILFTRQDLCGHHSCDTLGMADVGTICSPERSCAVIEDDGLHAAFTVAHEIGHLLGLSHDDSKFCEERFGVNSDKRLMSSILTSIDASKPWSRCTSSTITDFFDDGNAECLLDSPRQSLLGPEELPGQSYDAVRQCRLAFGPEYTVCHGMDVCSRLWCSVIRQGQMVCLTKKLPAVEGTPCGKGRICLQGKCVDKTRKKHYSTSNHGSWSSWGSWGSCTRTCGGGVQFAQRLCNNPPPRNNGRYCTGKRAIYRSCNVTPCPPSNKTFRQEQCEARNGPQTDPKGVKTFVEWLPKYAGVLPKDVCKLTCRAKGTGYYVVFSHRVVDGTECRPHSSSVCVKGKCVRTGCDGIIGSKLQYDKCGICGGDSTGCIRVVGNFTKKSKGYTDIVKIPAGSTHIKVRQHKAKDQTRFTAYLAFRRPNGEYLLNGKFMISTSETIVPLNGSLLNYSGWSQRDEWLHSMGPGALKEPLVVQILATDAKKSLDVRYSFFMPRTTSPQQLLAPKMTQPQSTTTTSSTTRTTSTTSSTTLSSFTLPALIQGPIAALGPSPPTTGPQWVTGSWMACSRTCDTGWQSRTVQCKDQHGKLSKNCLVGVRPSAFRHCLVKKC, encoded by the exons ATGGAGCGGCTCCTTGGAGCTCTGACTGCGGGCATGCTTCgctgtctgctgctgctgtgcgcCGCGGAGGCGCAGCTGGGAGCCGAGGTGCCGACTTTCCAGGGCTTTTACATCCAGCCTGCTGGCGCGTCGCGGCTCACACCTGCGCGGAGGACGGACGGCGTGGTGCGCACGATCGACCGGATTTACCACGGCGGGGGGAAGGTGGGCTACCTGGTGTACCTGGACGGGAGGCGGTTCCAGCTGGACATGGAGCGGGACGCGTCGGTGCTGGCGCATCACTTCAGCCCCCAGTACGTGCTGGCTCTGGTGGGGCAGAGCTCCGCGCCCGCGCAGCGGGAGTGCGCGTACCGCGGCACGGTCAACTCGGAGCCGGAGTCGCTGGCCGTGCTCAACCTGTGCGGCGGCGGGCTGGAGGGCTTCTTCGCCGTCAACCAGTCGCGCTACACCATCACCCCCATCATCCGCGCCAGGGGGCACGAGCACGACGTGCGCGCGCTGCAGGACAAGGACGCGGACAGCGCGCTGCACGTCTTTACGCGCGAAAGTTTCCGCTTCGAGGCGGCCGACGACGGGCGCGAGAGCTGCGGCACGCGCGACAGGGCGCGCggggggaggaagaggaggctgcACCGGGAGGATGAGCGCGGCGCGCGGCGCAGGAGGTCGGTGTCCCGCGCCAGGCacgtggagctgctgctggtggcGGACGACAGCATGGCCAAGAAGTACGGGAAGGACCTGAACCACTACCTGCTGACGCTGGCCTCCATCGCCTCCAAGCTGTACGGGCACGCCAGCATCGAGAACCCCGTCCGGCTGTCCGTGGTGAAGGTGGTGGTGCTCGGCGAGCGCGAGAAGGGTCTGGAGGTGAGCAGGAACGCCGCCGCCACGCTCAAGAGCTTCTGCAAGtggcagaaccagcagaacccgCTGGACGACGACCACCCGCAGCACCACGACGCGGCCATCCTCTTCACCAGGCAG GATCTCTGTGGCCATCACTCCTGCGATACTTTGGGCATGGCGGACGTCGGCACCATCTGCTCCCCAGAAAGAAGCTGTGCCGTCATCGAGGACGACGGCCTTCACGCGGCTTTCACGGTGGCTCACGAAATCG GTCACCTGCTGGGCTTGTCCCACGACGACTCCAAGTTCTGTGAGGAGCGCTTTGGGGTCAACAGCGACAAGCGGCTCATGTCCTCCATTCTCACCTCCATTGACGCATCCAAGCCCTGGAGTCGCTGCACCTCGTCCACCATCACCGACTTCTTTGATGACGGGAACG CTGAGTGTCTCCTGGACTCCCCACGTCAGTCCCTTCTCGGCCCGGAGGAGCTCCCGGGTCAAAGCTACGACGCCGTCCGCCAGTGCCGCCTGGCCTTTGGCCCAGAGTACACCGTCTGCCACGGCATGGACGTCTGCTCCCGACTGTGGTGCTCAGTGATTCGCCAGGGACAGATGGTGTGTCTGACCAAGAAGCTGCCGGCGGTTGAGGGAACCCCCTGCGGGAAGGGACGGATCTGCCTGCAGGGGAAGTGCGTGGACAAGACCCGCAAGAAGCACTACTCG ACGTCCAACCACGGCAGCTGGAGTTCTTGGGGTTCGTGGGGTTCGTGCACCAGAACCTGTGGAGGTGGGGTGCAGTTTGCGCAGCGTTTATGCAACAACCCACCACCAAGGAACAACGGCCGCTACTGCACTGGAAAGAGAGCCATCTACAGGTCCTGCAACGTCACTCCGTGCCCACCATCAA ATAAAACTTTCCGCCAGGAGCAATGTGAAGCCCGAAATGGTCCCCAGACAGATCCTAAAGGGGTCAAAACCTTCGTGGAGTGGCTGCCAAAGTATGCAGGGGTTCTCCCCAAAGATGTCTGCAAGCTAACCTGTAGAGCCAAAGGAACGGGGTACTATGTGGTGTTTTCACACAGG GTGGTGGATGGGACAGAATGTCGACCCCACAGCAGCTCAGTGTGCGTGAAAGGCAAATGTGTGCGCACAGGGTGCGATGGTATCATAGGCTCCAAGCTCCAGTACGACAAGTGTGGGATATGTGGAGGCGACAGCACGGGATGCATACGGGTCGTTGGGAATTTCACAAAAAAGAG CAAAGGCTACACGGACATCGTGAAGATCCCTGCTGGCTCCACGCACATCAAGGTCCGTCAACACAAGGCTAAGGACCAAACCCGATTCACTGCCTACCTGGCCTTTCGACGGCCCAATGGAGAGTACCTCCTGAATGGCAAGTTTATGATCTCTACGTCAGAGACGATCGTCCCTCTCAATGGTTCCTTGCTCAACTACAGCGGCTGGAGTCAGCGGGATGAGTGGCTTCATAGCATGGGCCCTGGAGCTCTCAAAGAACCTTTGGTAGTCCAGATTCTTGCTACGGATGCAAAAAAGTCATTGGATGTGCGCTATAGTTTCTTCATGCCACGAACGACATCACCACAGCAACTGTTAGCCCCAAAGATGACTCAGCCACAGAGCACCACCACAACGTCTAGCACAACAAGAACCACCTCCACAACCTCTAGCACCACTTTGTCTTCCTTTACTCTCCCTGCTCTGATCCAAGGGCCAATCGCAGCACTTGGCCCCTCGCCTCCTACCACAGGGCCTCAGTGGGTGACGGGATCTTGGATGGCATGTTCCAGGACATGTGACACTGGATGGCAGAGCAGGACAGTTCAATGCAAGGACCAACACGGAAAACTATCTAAGAACTGCCTCGTAGGTGTCCGGCCCTCCGCCTTCAGGCACTGTTTGGTAAAGAAATGTTAA